The following are encoded in a window of Microcaecilia unicolor chromosome 14, aMicUni1.1, whole genome shotgun sequence genomic DNA:
- the LOC115457323 gene encoding olfactory receptor 6M1-like, translating into MKPKNETLVTEFILEGFPGSSQIQILLFVLLFVVYMATLIGNILIIAIICLDYRLHTPMYFFLANLSFLEISCISVVVPKMLINLVVEKKSISYATCMVQGFFYFYFSATDFLLLSVMSVDRYVAICHPLHYSTIMSSRVCIYLVLGCWVSSFLLFLPPTVLICQLPFCGLNLIEHFFCDTFSVLVLACADTQLIKLLALIVASMVLLGPLLLTMLSYIYIISTILKISSSEGQQKAFSTCTSHLTMVTLVFGSAIFIQVRPMHSSWLYMNKVVSALSTILTPLLNPFIYTLRNEKVKEVLRDGLNHLKHLQKM; encoded by the coding sequence ATGAAACCGAAGAACGAGACGCTTGTGACTGAATTCATCCTAGAAGGATTTCCGGGGTCCTCTCAGATTCAAATCCTCCTCTTCGTGTTACTTTTCGTGGTCTACATGGCCACCTTAATTGGGAACATTTTAATCATTGCAATAATATGTCTTGACTATCGACTGCACACCCCTATGTATTTCTTCCTGGCCAACCTGTCCTTCTTAGAGATCAGCTGTATTTCAGTAGTGGTCCCTAAAATGCTCATCAActtggtggtggagaaaaaatcgATTTCTTATGCTACCTGCATGGTACAgggttttttctatttttactttTCTGCCACagattttctcctcctctcaGTCATGTCTGTAGATCGCTATGTAGCAATATGTCACCCACTGCATTACTCTACCATCATGAGTAGTAGAGTTTGCATTTATTTGGTCCTTGGCTGCTGGGTGTCTTCTTTCTTACTTTTTCTTCCACCAACTGTGTTGATATGTCAACTGCCATTTTGTGGCCTCAACCTCATCGAACACTTCTTCTGTGACACTTTCTCAGTCTTAGTACTGGCCTGTGCCGACACCCAGCTCATTAAGTTGTTAGCTCTGATTGTGgcttccatggtcttgcttggaCCTTTACTGTTGACCATGCTGTCATACATTTACATTATCTCCACCATACTGAAAATCTCATCCTCCGAGGGTCAGCAGAAAGCCTTCTCCACTTGTACCTCTCACCTTACTATGGTCACCTTGGTATTTGGGAGTGCTATTTTTATACAAGTAAGGCCAATGCATTCGAGCTGGCTGTATATGAACAAAGTGGTATCTGCGTTGAGCACCATTTTAACCCCCCTACTGAATCCTTTCATTTACACATTGAGGAATGAGAAAGTCAAAGAAGTGCTTAGGGATGGGCTAAACCACCTCAAACATCTGCAAAAAATGTGA
- the LOC115457322 gene encoding olfactory receptor 6M1-like, whose amino-acid sequence MQQKTYHFPLDGRGKISPVDLWNRTPVTEFILVGFPGAPELQICLSVVFSIIYIITLMGNLLMIIIITSDYRLHTPMYFFLVSLSFLEICFISVYIPKLLVIFTSQKKSISFANCFIQGYFYYLLAGTDLSLLTTMSVDRYVAVCRPLRYATIMSFKVCVQMLVGCWLSGFLLLLVPTILLARSPFCGPNVVNHFFCDSSEVIRLACGDKHVIQLFILFVCTTYLIGSVLVIAMSYIYILSTIFRMSSATGRRKTLSTCTSHISMVSITFGTSIFLQVRARDHNSKDTDKVIRLVASVLPPLLNPFIYSLRNQKVKEAVKDAVRRNTLLSKI is encoded by the coding sequence GAGGTAAAATATCGCCCGTGGATCTGTGGAACAGGACTCCTGTGACTGAATTCATTCTTGTTGGATTTCCGGGTGCTCCCGAACTTCAAATCTGTCTTTCTGTTGTGTTTTCCATCATCTACATCATAACACTGATGGGGAATCTATTAATGATTATCATAATAACTTCTGACTATCGCCTTCACACccccatgtatttcttcctcgtTAGTTTGTCTTTCTTGGAAATATGTTTCATTTCTGTTTACATTCCAAAATTGTTGGTCATCTTTACCTCACAAAAGAAGTCGATTTCATTTGCTAATTGTTTTATACAAGGTTATTTTTATTACCTCCTGGCAGGAACAGATCTTTCTCTTCTCACCACCATGTCTGTAGATCGATATGTGGCTGTCTGTCGCCCCTTGCGTTATGCCACCATCATGAGTTTCAAAGTGTGTGTGCAGATGTTGGTGGGTTGTTGGTTATCTGGCTTCCTGTTACTGCTTGTCCCAACCATTCTTCTGGCCCGATCTCCTTTCTGTGGTCCCAATGTTGttaaccatttcttctgtgaTAGTTCAGAAGTTATTAGACTGGCATGTGGAGACAAACATGTTATTcaactgtttattttatttgtatgcaCCACTTATCTCATAGGGAGTGTTTTGGTTATAGCCATGTCTTACATCTACATCCTATCTACCATCTTCAGGATGTCCTCAGCCACAGGACGGCGTAAGACCTTATCTACATGCACATCACACATCAGCATGGTCAGTATCACCTTCGGGACTTCCATTTTTCTACAGGTCAGGGCACGTGACCACAATTCCAAAGACACGGACAAAGTGATTAGGCTGGTTGCTAGCGTCTTACCACCCTTGTTGAACCCCTTCATCTATTCTCTGAGAAACCAGAAAGTGAAGGAAGCAGTAAAGGACGCTGTGAGACGAAATACACTTTTATCCAAGATATGA
- the LOC115457325 gene encoding olfactory receptor 6T1-like encodes MKLKNETFVTEFILEGFPGSSQIQISLFILLFMVYIATLGGNILIIVIICLDHRLHSPMYFFLVNLSFLETFCIAVVVPKVLLNYVTDRNSISFAACNAQSYLYFYLYATDFFLLTVMSMDRYVAICHPLHYSTIMSSRICISLVLGCWVSAFFFLLPTSILIHQLPFCGPNVIEHFFCDASSMLTLVCADTQLIKLMVMIVASTVLLGPLVLTILSYIYIISTMLRMQSIKGQQKAFSTCTSHLTMVCLVFGSALFISVRPMQSNWLYTNKVVSVVSSIFTPLLNPFIYTLRNEKVKKVLRDLLHSKNSKKLDF; translated from the coding sequence ATGAAACTGAAGAATGAGACGTTCGTGACAGAATTCATCCTAGAAGGATTCCCTGGGTCTTCTCAGATACAGATTTCCCTTTTCATACTACTTTTCATGGTCTACATTGCCACTTTAGGTGGCAACATTTTAATCATTGTGATAATATGTCTGGACCATCGACTGCATTCGCCTATGTATTTCTTCCTGGTGAACTTATCCTTTCTAGAAACCTTCTGCATTGCAGTGGTTGTCCCTAAAGTTCTCCTAAACTATGTGACAGATAGAAACTCAATTTCTTTTGCTGCTTGCAATGCTCaatcttatttatatttttaccTTTATGCTACAGATTTTTTCCTCCTTACAGTCATGTCCATGGACCGTTATGTAGCGATATGTCATCCACTGCATTATTCCACCATCATGAGCAGCAGAATCTGTATCTCTTTGGTCCTCGGTTGTTGGGTAtctgctttcttctttcttcttcctaCAAGTATTTTGATCCACCAGCTGCCATTCTGTGGCCCCAATGTCATCGAGCACTTCTTTTGTGATGCTTCATCGATGTTAACACTGGTCTGTGCTGACACCCAACTCATTAAGCTAATGGTTATGATTGTTGCGTCTACTGTGCTGCTGGGCCCTTTAGTTTTGACCATTCTATCATATATCTACATTATCTCTACTATGTTGAGAATGCAATCCATTAAGGGGCAACAGAAAGCCTTTTCCACTTGTACTTCTCATCTTACCATGGTCTGCTTAGTGTTTGGGAGTGCACTTTTCATATCGGTAAGGCCGATGCAGTCAAACTGGCTGTATACAAACAAAGTGGTGTCTGTGGTGAGTAGCATTTTCACCCCCCTACTGAATCCTTTCATTTATACTTTAAGGAATGAGAAAGTCAAAAAAGTCCTCAGGGATCTTCTACATTCCAAGAATTCCAAAAAATTAGATTTTTGA